One Cervus canadensis isolate Bull #8, Minnesota chromosome 1, ASM1932006v1, whole genome shotgun sequence genomic window carries:
- the RNFT1 gene encoding E3 ubiquitin-protein ligase RNFT1 isoform X1, whose protein sequence is MPMFSFRTSHPSRVSFIMRQSPEAKKSQNKYSRAMQANCSQLHSPSGAAGSENASASQCVQTRLTGEASCLYSGDVHIQISSLPKECAENPSSRNTRSGVHSCTHGCVHSRLRSHSHNEARQPDDSDTEYGDHGSSSFSEFRYLFKWLQKSLPYILILGVKLVMQHITGISLGIGLLTTFIYANKSIVNQVFLRERCSKIQCAWLLVFLAGSSVLLYYTFHSQSLYYSLIFLNPTLDYSSFWEVLWVVGITDFILKFFFMGVKCLILLVPSFIMPFKSKGYWYMLLEELCQYYRTFVPIPVWFRYLISYGEFGNVTRWSLGILLALLYLILKLLDFFGHLRTFRRVLRIFVTRPSYGVPASKRQCSDMDDICSICQAEFQKPILLICQHIFCEECITLWFNREKTCPLCRTVISDHVNKWRDGATSSHLQVY, encoded by the exons GAGACAGAGCCCTGAAGCAAAGAAATCACAGAACAAGTATTCAAGGGCCATGCAAGCCAACTGTAGTCAACTGCACAGCCCTTCAGGAGCTGCAGGCAGTGAGAATGCCTCAGCCTCCCAGTGTGTCCAAACAAGACTGACAGGAGAAGCTTCCTGTCTTTATTCTGGAGATGTTCATATCCAGATAAGCTCCCTACCTAAAGAATGTGCTGAAAATCCAAGCTCCAGAAATACAAGGTCAGGTGTCCACAGCTGTACGCATGGATGTGTCCATAGTCGCTTACGGAGCCACTCCCACAACGAAGCCAGGCAACCTGATGATAGCGACACGGAGTATGGAGATCATGGTAGCAGCTCCTTCTCAGAATTCCGGTATCTCTTCAAGTGGTTGCAGAAGAGTCTTCCATATATTTTGATTCTGGGTGTCAAACTTGTTATGCAGCATATAACAG GAATTTCTCTTGGAATTGGGCTGCTTACAACTTTTATATATGCAAACAAAAGCATTGTAAATCAGGTTTTTCTAAGA gaaagGTGCTCAAAGATTCAGTGTGCTTGGTTACTGGTATTCTTAGCAGGATCTTCTGTTCTTTTATATTACACCTTTCATTCTCAGTCACTTTATTACAG cttaatttttttaaatcctacttTGGACTATTCAAGCTTCTGGGAAGTTCTTTGGGTTGTTGGAATTACAGACTTCATTCTGAAATTCTTCTTCATGGGCGTAAAATGCCTTATTTTATTGGTGCCTTCTTTCATCATGCCTTTTAAATCCAAG ggTTATTGGTATATGCTTTTAGAAGAATTATGTCAGTATTACCGAACTTTTGTTCCCATACCAGTTTGGTTTCGTTACCTTATAAGCTATGGGGAGTTTGGTAATGTAACTAGATGGAGTCTTGGGATATTGCTGGCTTTACTCTACCTCATACTAAAA CTTCTGGACTTTTTTGGACACCTGAGAACTTTCAGACGGGTTTTGCGAATATTTGTTACACGACCA AGTTATGGAGTCCCTGCCAGCAAAAGACAGTGTTCAGACATGGATGATATTTGTTCAATATGTCAAGCTGAATTTCAAAAGCCAATTCTTCTCATCTGTcag CATATATTTTGTGAAGAGTGCATCACCTTGTGGTTTAACAGAGAGAAGACCTGTCCGCTGTGCAGAACTGTGATCTCAGACCACGTCAACAAGTGGAGAGATGGCGCCACTTCATCACACCTTCAAGTATACTAG
- the RNFT1 gene encoding E3 ubiquitin-protein ligase RNFT1 isoform X2, with translation MQANCSQLHSPSGAAGSENASASQCVQTRLTGEASCLYSGDVHIQISSLPKECAENPSSRNTRSGVHSCTHGCVHSRLRSHSHNEARQPDDSDTEYGDHGSSSFSEFRYLFKWLQKSLPYILILGVKLVMQHITGISLGIGLLTTFIYANKSIVNQVFLRERCSKIQCAWLLVFLAGSSVLLYYTFHSQSLYYSLIFLNPTLDYSSFWEVLWVVGITDFILKFFFMGVKCLILLVPSFIMPFKSKGYWYMLLEELCQYYRTFVPIPVWFRYLISYGEFGNVTRWSLGILLALLYLILKLLDFFGHLRTFRRVLRIFVTRPSYGVPASKRQCSDMDDICSICQAEFQKPILLICQHIFCEECITLWFNREKTCPLCRTVISDHVNKWRDGATSSHLQVY, from the exons ATGCAAGCCAACTGTAGTCAACTGCACAGCCCTTCAGGAGCTGCAGGCAGTGAGAATGCCTCAGCCTCCCAGTGTGTCCAAACAAGACTGACAGGAGAAGCTTCCTGTCTTTATTCTGGAGATGTTCATATCCAGATAAGCTCCCTACCTAAAGAATGTGCTGAAAATCCAAGCTCCAGAAATACAAGGTCAGGTGTCCACAGCTGTACGCATGGATGTGTCCATAGTCGCTTACGGAGCCACTCCCACAACGAAGCCAGGCAACCTGATGATAGCGACACGGAGTATGGAGATCATGGTAGCAGCTCCTTCTCAGAATTCCGGTATCTCTTCAAGTGGTTGCAGAAGAGTCTTCCATATATTTTGATTCTGGGTGTCAAACTTGTTATGCAGCATATAACAG GAATTTCTCTTGGAATTGGGCTGCTTACAACTTTTATATATGCAAACAAAAGCATTGTAAATCAGGTTTTTCTAAGA gaaagGTGCTCAAAGATTCAGTGTGCTTGGTTACTGGTATTCTTAGCAGGATCTTCTGTTCTTTTATATTACACCTTTCATTCTCAGTCACTTTATTACAG cttaatttttttaaatcctacttTGGACTATTCAAGCTTCTGGGAAGTTCTTTGGGTTGTTGGAATTACAGACTTCATTCTGAAATTCTTCTTCATGGGCGTAAAATGCCTTATTTTATTGGTGCCTTCTTTCATCATGCCTTTTAAATCCAAG ggTTATTGGTATATGCTTTTAGAAGAATTATGTCAGTATTACCGAACTTTTGTTCCCATACCAGTTTGGTTTCGTTACCTTATAAGCTATGGGGAGTTTGGTAATGTAACTAGATGGAGTCTTGGGATATTGCTGGCTTTACTCTACCTCATACTAAAA CTTCTGGACTTTTTTGGACACCTGAGAACTTTCAGACGGGTTTTGCGAATATTTGTTACACGACCA AGTTATGGAGTCCCTGCCAGCAAAAGACAGTGTTCAGACATGGATGATATTTGTTCAATATGTCAAGCTGAATTTCAAAAGCCAATTCTTCTCATCTGTcag CATATATTTTGTGAAGAGTGCATCACCTTGTGGTTTAACAGAGAGAAGACCTGTCCGCTGTGCAGAACTGTGATCTCAGACCACGTCAACAAGTGGAGAGATGGCGCCACTTCATCACACCTTCAAGTATACTAG